One Agelaius phoeniceus isolate bAgePho1 chromosome 7, bAgePho1.hap1, whole genome shotgun sequence DNA segment encodes these proteins:
- the MUC13 gene encoding mucin-13, protein MRRSVFFAVCLGLVLSLLKEAPAETSAGTTVTPSTITTENGADNKRDPKKPVEPNTGSSGNDTDNGTEPDPPVDPNPGPSGNDTDNGTEPDPPVDPNPGPSGNDTDNGTEPDPPVDPNPGPSGNNTDNGTKPDPPVDPNPGPSGNNTDNGTKPDPPVDPNPGPSGNNTDNGTKPDPPVDPNPGPSGNGTDNGTDPKPSVVPSSQPSVDFCHGDPCGRSSATCISLQSNYTCVCEYGYYYSNENCYKGDVYPATIAVNTPYSKNLEIVNSTEYQELSNNVSAFFKEAFKNLSGYVETVIVKIQPLKQSENRNSVPGVSITVTNLFTESSNETENTVSTAITAAVQSDRSFVSSYQAAKHCDVYECNLKTTVCEEKQFPECKCKPDLEKTKWDDRSCSICSANCSAAKHKYCVQEEEGPACKCMINFKKEAGECVACPVGYSGEECSDNSELILIIVGTVFGAIILCLVIAVSVISVRAKHKQNPEKRSLMRSGYSDTSDDRPSMFPRVQTTSGHANPGYQPNNPYEMHSRNRDRFPERDYDDLYEISREPTGFRTRSRY, encoded by the exons ATGAGACGCTCTGTGTTCTTCGCTGTGTGCCTCGGCCTGGTGCTGAGCCTTTTGAAAG AAGCCCCTGCTGAAACATCTGCTGGCACAACAGTGACACCAAGCACAATAACTACAG AAAACGGTGCTGATAATAAAAGAGATCCTAAAAAACCAGTGGAGCCAAACACAGGATCTTCAG GCAACGATACTGATAATGGAACAGAACCTGACCCACCAGTGGATCCAAACCCAGGACCTTCAG GAAACGATACTGATAATGGAACAGAACCTGACCCACCAGTGGATCCCAACCCAGGACCTTCAG GAAATGATACTGATAATGGAACAGAACCTGACCCACCAGTGGATCCCAACCCAGGACCTTCAG GAAACAATACTGATAATGGAACAAAACCTGACCCACCAGTGGATCCCAACCCAGGACCTTCAG GAAACAATACTGATAATGGAACAAAACCTGACCCACCAGTGGATCCCAACCCAGGACCTTCAG GAAACAATACTGATAATGGAACAAAACCTGACCCACCAGTGGATCCCAACCCAGGACCTTCAG GAAACGGCACTGATAATGGAACAGATCCTAAGCCATCAGTGGTGCCATCCTCACAACCTTCAG TGGATTTCTGCCATGGAGATCCTTGTGGAAGAAGTTCAGCTACATGTATTTCCTTACAAAGCAATTACACCTGCGTGTGCGAATATGGATACTACTACAGCAATGAGAATTGTTACAAAG GGGACGTATACCCAGCCACCATTGCAGTGAACACACCTTACAGCAAAAATCTTGAAATTGTAAATTCCACAGAGTATCAAGAACTGTCCAACAATGTATCAGCATTT TTTAAGGAGGCCTTCAAAAATCTATCAGGCTATGTAGAAACTGTCATCGTGAAAATTCA ACCTCTAAAACAGAGTGAAAACAGAAATTCGGTCCCAGGAGTGAGTATAACAGTGACAAACCTGTTCACAGAGAGCTCCAATGAAACTGAAAATACAGTTAGCACTGCAATAACAGCTGCAGTCCAGAGTGACCGGTCCTTTGTCAGTTCTTACCAGG CGGCAAAACATTGTGACGTTTATGAATGTAATCTTAAAACCACAGTGTGTGAAGAGAAACAGTTTCCAGAATGCAAATGCAAACCTGATTTAGAAAAGACAAAATGGGATGATCGTTCTTGTTCAA TTTGCAGTGCAAACTGCTCTGCAGCAAAACACAAGTACTGTGTACAAGAAGAAGAGGGTCCAGCATGCAAATGTATGATTAACTTTAAAAAGGAGGCTGGAGAATGCGTGGC TTGTCCAGTGGGCTACTCTGGGgaggaatgcagtgaca ACAGTGAACTCATCCTTATAATAGTGGGCACAGTGTTTGGAGCCATTATCCTGTGTTTAGTGATAGCAGTCTCTGTTATTTCAGTCAG AGCAAAGCACAAACAAAATCCAGAGAAGAGGAGCCTGATGAGGTCAGGGTATTCTGACACCTCTGATGACAGACCAAGCATGTTCCCCAGGGTCCAGACCACCtctggccatgcaaacccagGATATCAGCCCAACAACCCCTACGAGATGCATTCCAGAAACAGAGATCGTTTTCCAGAGAGGGATTATGATGATTTG TACGAAATATCACGGGAGCCCACAGGCTTCAGGACACGGAGCAGATATTGA